A part of Fibrobacter sp. genomic DNA contains:
- the folE gene encoding GTP cyclohydrolase I FolE, which translates to MEEAIREILKAIGEDPDREGLRDTPKRVRKAYEHLMQGYKQNPTDIIKTAIFHEECNHMIIVRDIEVYSMCEHHMLPFFGKCHIGYIAQDRIYGVSKLARLVDCFARRLQVQERLTQQIAACLMEPIEAEGVGVVIEAQHLCMMMRGVSKQNSKMITSAMLGSFRRENATRNEFLRLIGMERC; encoded by the coding sequence ATGGAAGAAGCGATCAGAGAAATATTGAAGGCCATCGGTGAAGACCCCGACAGAGAAGGATTAAGGGATACCCCTAAAAGGGTTAGAAAAGCCTATGAGCATTTAATGCAGGGATACAAGCAGAACCCAACTGATATCATAAAGACCGCGATATTTCATGAGGAATGCAACCACATGATAATCGTGCGTGACATCGAAGTCTACAGCATGTGTGAGCATCATATGCTCCCATTCTTTGGCAAATGTCACATCGGTTACATCGCACAGGATAGAATCTACGGTGTAAGTAAACTCGCCAGGCTCGTTGACTGCTTCGCCCGCAGGCTTCAGGTACAGGAACGCCTTACTCAGCAGATTGCTGCCTGCCTTATGGAGCCTATCGAGGCAGAAGGTGTAGGTGTTGTGATTGAAGCACAGCACCTCTGTATGATGATGAGGGGAGTGTCAAAGCAGAACTCAAAGATGATCACCTCGGCGATGCTTGGCAGTTTCCGCAGGGAAAACGCAACCAGAAATGAGTTTCTAAGGCTTATCGGGATGGAGAGATGTTAA